The Exiguobacterium acetylicum genome includes a window with the following:
- a CDS encoding MFS transporter has translation MQNNTLILSTLLLNLFIAFLGIGLVIPVTPTIMNELNISGATVGYMVSAFAFAQLILSPLAGRAVDKYGRKPMIIIGLFIFSMSELLFGLGQSVEVLFASRILGGVSAAFIMPAVTAFIADITTNETRPKALGYMSAAISTGFIIGPGIGGFLADFGTRTPFFFAAAFGLIAMVLSVFTLKEPNRHHETTMVKQQTGFRKVFSPLYFIAFLVLLISSFGLASFESLFALFVDRKFGFTAKDIALAISLGAIVGVIVQVGLFDRLTRWFGEIRLIRYSLIGSTLLVVLMTFVTSYISIILVTMVVFVGFDLMRPAVTTYLSKIAGNEQGFVGGMNSMFTSIGNILGPIVGGLLFDVNLNYPFYFATAMLAVGILLTYFWHAPRTEATEVDRLSS, from the coding sequence ATGCAAAACAATACATTGATTCTGAGTACATTGTTGCTCAACTTATTTATCGCCTTTTTAGGTATCGGTCTCGTCATTCCTGTCACACCGACGATCATGAACGAGCTCAACATTTCCGGAGCGACGGTCGGATACATGGTCTCCGCCTTTGCCTTTGCGCAACTGATTCTCTCTCCGCTTGCTGGACGCGCCGTTGACAAATATGGGCGTAAACCGATGATCATCATCGGCTTGTTCATCTTCAGTATGTCCGAGCTCTTGTTCGGTCTCGGTCAAAGCGTCGAAGTCCTGTTCGCCTCCCGAATTCTCGGTGGTGTCAGTGCTGCTTTCATCATGCCTGCCGTCACGGCATTCATTGCTGATATCACGACGAACGAGACTCGCCCGAAAGCGCTCGGTTATATGTCTGCTGCGATCTCGACTGGTTTCATCATCGGACCAGGAATCGGTGGATTCCTCGCTGATTTCGGAACGCGAACACCGTTCTTCTTCGCTGCTGCGTTCGGTTTGATAGCGATGGTCTTATCGGTCTTTACGCTCAAAGAACCAAATCGTCACCATGAGACAACGATGGTCAAACAACAGACTGGTTTCCGTAAAGTCTTCAGTCCACTCTATTTCATCGCCTTTCTTGTCCTGTTGATCTCGTCGTTCGGTCTTGCTTCGTTTGAGTCATTATTCGCCTTGTTCGTCGACCGCAAGTTCGGCTTCACAGCGAAAGATATTGCCCTTGCGATTTCGCTTGGAGCGATTGTCGGTGTCATCGTCCAAGTTGGATTGTTCGATCGATTGACACGCTGGTTCGGTGAGATTCGCTTGATTCGCTATAGTTTGATCGGTTCGACCTTACTCGTCGTCTTGATGACGTTCGTCACGAGCTACATCTCGATCATTCTTGTGACGATGGTCGTGTTCGTCGGGTTCGACTTGATGCGACCTGCCGTTACGACCTATCTCTCGAAGATCGCGGGAAATGAACAAGGATTCGTCGGTGGGATGAACTCGATGTTTACGAGTATCGGAAACATTCTTGGACCGATCGTCGGTGGATTATTGTTTGACGTCAACCTGAACTATCCGTTCTATTTTGCGACAGCGATGCTTGCAGTCGGTATTTTGCTGACGTACTTCTGGCACGCCCCACGCACCGAAGCAACCGAAGTCGATCGATTGTCCTCTTAA
- a CDS encoding TetR/AcrR family transcriptional regulator → MIDLKAQQLLQTSIHHFAAHGYEGASLQEIATEVGIKKPSIYAHYKGKDDLFLQATTYALQEQKRRFATYFTKTRQQPLEQSLHGFFDWFITEQQDDILMRFILRAAYFPPEKLEQEMTERFNPFFDSLHDLLTRLLRERDRTEQILYSTDYKSAALAYLTVAEGTLTELVYNGVDAFHARQQAVWPIVWRGMSKTI, encoded by the coding sequence GTGATTGACCTGAAAGCCCAACAATTACTTCAGACGAGCATCCATCATTTTGCCGCGCACGGCTATGAAGGAGCATCGCTGCAAGAGATTGCGACAGAAGTCGGTATTAAGAAACCGTCAATCTATGCGCATTATAAAGGCAAGGATGACTTATTCCTGCAAGCGACGACGTATGCCTTGCAGGAACAAAAACGACGCTTCGCGACGTACTTTACGAAAACGCGCCAACAACCGCTCGAACAATCGTTGCATGGCTTCTTCGACTGGTTTATTACGGAGCAGCAAGATGATATCCTGATGCGATTCATTCTACGAGCAGCCTATTTTCCACCGGAGAAGCTCGAACAAGAGATGACAGAACGATTCAATCCATTTTTTGATTCGCTACACGATCTCTTGACGCGTTTACTTCGCGAACGAGACCGGACAGAACAGATTCTGTATTCAACGGACTACAAAAGTGCCGCACTCGCCTATTTGACCGTTGCTGAAGGCACATTGACGGAACTCGTCTATAACGGCGTCGATGCGTTTCACGCGAGACAACAAGCTGTTTGGCCAATCGTCTGGCGAGGTATGTCAAAAACGATTTAA
- a CDS encoding hemolysin family protein, whose translation MDIVLTLNLLLLVVLIGLTAFFVGSEFAVVKVRMSRLDQMVQEGKKGAVLAKKVAGDLDYYLSACQLGITITALGLGALGKPTVEKLLTPLFDELGVAVAVSTLLSYSIAFIFVTFLHVVVGELAPKTLAIQYAERMTLLLAPALYIFGKVMYPFIWIMNGSARVLLRMFGVKPAGHEQAHSEEELKIIMAQSFQSGEINQSELDLMQNVFAFDERVTRDIMVPRMNMLVISDEIDWESLLQTMSDNPYTRYPVSEGTDKDRISGYINVKEVLAHHAVQHERELASFIKPLPVVSELTPLQETLLKMKQTRSHIALVIDEYGGTSGLITMEDILEEIVGDIRDEFDEAEQAEIEQLPDGSYRLAGTVLLVEMEERFGLRFADAEAVDTVGGYIQSRTTAFEEGTIVTDEAFTLEIMRSAHYQIQDVKLTLTPR comes from the coding sequence TTGGACATCGTCTTAACACTGAATTTGTTGTTGCTCGTCGTATTGATTGGTTTGACCGCGTTTTTCGTCGGATCGGAGTTTGCGGTCGTCAAAGTCCGGATGTCTCGTCTCGACCAGATGGTGCAAGAAGGGAAAAAAGGAGCTGTGCTTGCAAAGAAGGTGGCGGGCGATCTGGATTACTATTTGTCTGCCTGTCAGCTTGGTATCACGATTACAGCACTTGGTCTCGGGGCACTCGGGAAACCGACCGTTGAGAAGTTATTGACACCGCTCTTTGATGAACTCGGTGTTGCAGTAGCGGTCTCCACGCTTCTGTCTTATAGTATTGCCTTCATCTTCGTCACGTTCTTACACGTCGTCGTCGGTGAACTGGCACCGAAAACGCTCGCGATTCAGTATGCAGAACGCATGACGTTGCTACTTGCACCGGCGCTCTATATATTTGGGAAAGTCATGTATCCGTTCATCTGGATCATGAACGGATCTGCCCGTGTTCTCCTTCGAATGTTCGGTGTAAAACCAGCCGGTCACGAACAAGCCCATTCGGAAGAAGAGTTGAAAATCATCATGGCGCAAAGTTTTCAAAGTGGTGAAATCAATCAATCAGAACTCGACTTGATGCAAAATGTCTTCGCTTTTGATGAGCGTGTCACGCGCGACATCATGGTGCCACGGATGAACATGTTGGTCATTTCGGACGAGATCGACTGGGAAAGTCTATTGCAGACGATGTCAGACAATCCGTACACCCGTTATCCGGTCAGTGAAGGAACGGATAAGGACCGGATTAGCGGCTATATCAATGTCAAGGAAGTGCTCGCACATCATGCTGTACAACATGAACGAGAACTTGCATCGTTCATCAAGCCACTTCCAGTCGTCTCAGAATTGACGCCGCTGCAAGAAACACTCTTGAAGATGAAACAGACACGCTCGCACATCGCACTCGTCATTGACGAGTATGGTGGAACATCCGGTTTGATCACGATGGAAGATATCTTGGAGGAAATCGTCGGTGATATCCGTGATGAATTCGATGAAGCGGAACAGGCAGAAATCGAACAGTTACCGGACGGTTCTTATCGCTTAGCAGGTACTGTCCTGTTGGTTGAGATGGAAGAGCGATTTGGTCTTCGGTTTGCAGATGCAGAGGCGGTCGATACGGTCGGTGGTTACATTCAATCGCGAACGACTGCCTTTGAAGAAGGAACCATCGTCACGGATGAAGCCTTTACGCTTGAAATCATGCGTTCTGCCCACTATCAGATTCAGGATGTCAAGTTGACATTGACGCCTCGTTAA
- a CDS encoding globin-coupled sensor protein has product MKWFTKSASPSFDERIEVERSHVVLNVPTSLHEQLRLIDLQAVDLQIVRVIREDVSDWMPSMVDAFYEELVRVPSLRQLIEQHSTLKRLKGTLAQHILQMFDGQVTMEYIEARRRIAERHVQIGLHNKWYIAAFQKVWNVLSEKIDGSDWPEVERVRIMRSAGKLFNLEQQIVMTMYEDQIDEERQAIATAKRHVGDGVQKSTEELAAMSEESSANFQEIERHAKHVSTTTDAISLQLTEAVGEAEAGVVLVEEETRRFQDVVADLSRTTEQVAELSRLSQEIERIAGMVTTISDQTNLLSLNASIEAARAGEMGRGFTVVAQEIRKLAEESKQSAAETSRIAQEITQKMFVVSERMGTTETAVVRTTSEMQQVVRAFSRISEQTDNVSRQIHELSTDTKDVAGTIEGMRKIAEAIAETADDLQEVAATL; this is encoded by the coding sequence ATGAAGTGGTTCACGAAATCAGCATCACCGTCCTTTGATGAACGTATCGAAGTCGAACGGTCCCATGTCGTGTTGAATGTTCCGACATCCTTACATGAACAATTGCGTTTAATCGATTTACAAGCTGTCGATTTACAAATTGTACGGGTCATCCGCGAAGATGTCTCCGATTGGATGCCGAGCATGGTCGACGCGTTCTACGAGGAGCTGGTCCGTGTTCCATCCCTTCGTCAGTTAATCGAACAGCATTCGACACTCAAACGATTAAAAGGTACGCTCGCTCAGCATATCTTACAAATGTTCGACGGTCAGGTGACGATGGAGTACATCGAAGCACGCCGCCGGATTGCCGAGCGTCATGTTCAAATCGGATTGCATAATAAGTGGTACATTGCTGCGTTCCAAAAAGTCTGGAACGTCCTCAGTGAGAAGATTGACGGCAGTGATTGGCCGGAAGTTGAACGTGTCCGGATCATGCGCTCGGCAGGGAAACTGTTCAACTTGGAACAACAGATCGTCATGACGATGTATGAAGATCAAATCGATGAAGAACGACAAGCGATCGCGACAGCGAAACGTCACGTCGGAGATGGCGTGCAAAAATCGACCGAAGAACTCGCTGCCATGAGTGAAGAATCATCGGCGAACTTCCAAGAAATCGAGCGGCATGCAAAACATGTCTCGACGACGACGGATGCCATTTCACTTCAATTGACGGAAGCAGTCGGCGAAGCAGAAGCAGGTGTCGTTCTCGTTGAAGAGGAGACACGACGCTTCCAGGATGTCGTCGCGGATTTATCACGGACGACCGAACAAGTCGCTGAACTGTCACGCTTGTCGCAAGAAATCGAGCGGATTGCCGGGATGGTGACGACGATTTCCGATCAAACAAACTTGCTCAGTCTGAATGCTTCAATCGAAGCGGCACGTGCTGGTGAGATGGGGCGTGGCTTCACCGTCGTCGCGCAAGAGATTCGTAAACTTGCTGAAGAGAGTAAACAATCGGCTGCAGAGACGTCGCGGATCGCACAAGAAATCACACAAAAAATGTTCGTCGTCTCAGAGCGGATGGGAACGACGGAGACGGCGGTCGTCCGGACGACGTCCGAGATGCAACAAGTCGTCCGTGCCTTCTCGCGGATTTCTGAACAGACAGACAATGTCTCGCGTCAAATTCACGAACTATCGACGGATACGAAGGATGTCGCCGGAACGATCGAAGGTATGCGCAAGATCGCTGAGGCGATTGCTGAGACCGCAGATGATTTGCAGGAAGTCGCGGCGACGCTCTGA
- a CDS encoding tubby C-terminal domain-like protein, protein MMKSLGLLVVCIVAFIGNYVIAEDLAPREFYALLGLTGVAFLIGGIEWWQIRRDLRYQGQAEGVSVRLADRASRKTNTIFLAHQKWVTFSRSYANWWQAILARFEKFESFFIDVTFEGEGKRLQIKETKTEWLRNTTHFVIREDGYDVGTIRTDAALRQQLRLQEVLLVTYDNQEYQINSSTITRKIGVYKEGVCIATGSRRGTRLVFHCDTSERLLAVASMIVFRLVYTK, encoded by the coding sequence ATGATGAAAAGCCTTGGATTGCTCGTCGTATGTATTGTTGCATTCATAGGAAATTATGTAATAGCAGAAGATCTTGCTCCGCGTGAGTTCTACGCCTTACTCGGTTTAACAGGTGTCGCTTTCTTGATTGGCGGAATCGAGTGGTGGCAAATCCGGCGCGATTTACGATATCAGGGACAAGCAGAGGGCGTATCGGTCCGACTTGCTGACCGTGCTTCACGCAAGACGAATACGATTTTTTTAGCACATCAGAAATGGGTGACATTTTCACGAAGTTACGCCAACTGGTGGCAGGCAATCCTTGCACGCTTCGAAAAGTTCGAATCGTTTTTTATTGACGTGACGTTCGAAGGGGAGGGGAAGCGTCTCCAAATCAAAGAAACGAAAACAGAGTGGTTACGTAATACGACGCATTTCGTGATTCGCGAAGACGGGTACGACGTCGGAACGATTCGTACCGACGCGGCACTTCGTCAGCAATTGCGACTGCAGGAAGTATTACTCGTCACGTATGACAATCAAGAGTACCAGATCAATTCCTCGACGATCACAAGGAAAATCGGAGTTTATAAAGAAGGCGTCTGTATCGCGACGGGGTCGCGTCGAGGAACGCGACTCGTCTTTCACTGTGATACGAGTGAGCGCTTATTAGCCGTCGCCAGTATGATCGTCTTTCGTCTCGTATACACGAAATGA
- a CDS encoding serine/threonine protein kinase, with the protein MTALKTDAELAHAIQLKETGLVCTIESLPSELELIGTGRSAFVFRVLGTDRVIKKFYPSFRTLAELEGGIYAQLTDFPTYAQVYEYGADYIVLEYIEGQTLFECLVSGTFIPESVLTTVDTALAQARSVGLNPSDIHLRNILLTANGTRIIDVARFRQTEPCTQWDDLKKAYHYVYAKPFFPKKLSETFLNTIADVYKGRLFESIRKTG; encoded by the coding sequence GTGACAGCATTGAAAACAGACGCTGAGTTAGCGCACGCGATCCAATTGAAGGAAACAGGTTTGGTTTGTACGATCGAAAGTCTTCCGAGCGAACTCGAGTTGATCGGAACAGGACGGAGTGCGTTCGTCTTTCGAGTCCTGGGAACGGATCGCGTCATCAAGAAGTTTTACCCGTCGTTTCGAACGCTTGCCGAGCTCGAGGGTGGTATCTACGCGCAGTTGACTGATTTTCCGACGTACGCGCAAGTCTACGAATATGGTGCGGATTATATCGTGCTTGAATACATTGAAGGTCAAACACTTTTCGAATGTCTCGTCAGCGGGACGTTCATCCCGGAATCCGTCTTGACGACGGTCGATACGGCTTTAGCACAAGCACGGTCCGTCGGTTTGAACCCGTCAGACATCCACTTGCGAAACATTCTCTTGACGGCGAATGGAACACGGATCATCGATGTCGCCCGTTTCCGGCAAACAGAACCATGTACACAATGGGATGACTTGAAGAAGGCGTATCATTATGTCTACGCAAAACCATTCTTCCCTAAGAAGTTAAGTGAGACCTTCCTCAATACAATTGCTGATGTCTATAAGGGGCGATTGTTCGAGTCGATTCGAAAAACAGGATAA
- a CDS encoding carboxypeptidase M32, producing MSTTQQWRDHFDGLRAYEEAVALLYWDMRTYMPDQGATNRSASIGFLSTESFRRRTGATYQQLLAAMEQETLTGIEAISFAKAKEAFDRDSKIPEAEYQTFITLISEAESVWEKAKDANDWSLFEPYLEKIVAMERKFVEYWGYDAHPYDALLHDYEPGMTVATLDPLFAELRQAIIGLLGQLEGKDFPTLDWSAERETQIALNQEWLRDIGYDFTSGRLDETVHPFQTTINRKDARITTKYDENDYRNSVFGTMHEAGHATYEQGIEPELDSLGLGDGASMGIHESQSLFFENFIGRNQGFLEARYHGLQQAIPSLADVPFERFYAAVNEVKPSLIRIEADELTYALHIIIRYELEKRLMTNELEVKDLPQEWNRLYKEYLGVDVPSDDKGVLQDVHWSGGSFGYFPSYALGLVYAAQLNEALRRDVDNVDGLIAAGTLAPIKGWLKENIHRHGKSKTPAELIEAATGQSISVAPLVNYLTKKYTRVVEAL from the coding sequence ATGTCAACGACACAACAATGGCGCGACCATTTTGATGGTCTTCGCGCATACGAAGAAGCCGTCGCATTACTATACTGGGATATGCGGACATACATGCCGGATCAAGGCGCAACAAACCGGTCTGCTTCAATCGGATTCCTCTCAACCGAGAGCTTCCGTCGCCGAACAGGTGCGACGTACCAACAACTACTCGCGGCGATGGAGCAAGAGACGTTAACGGGGATTGAAGCGATCTCGTTCGCAAAAGCAAAAGAAGCGTTCGACCGCGATTCGAAAATTCCGGAAGCCGAGTATCAAACGTTCATCACGTTGATCTCTGAAGCCGAGAGTGTCTGGGAAAAGGCAAAAGATGCGAACGATTGGTCACTGTTTGAACCATACCTCGAGAAAATCGTCGCGATGGAACGCAAATTCGTCGAGTACTGGGGCTATGATGCGCACCCGTACGACGCACTGCTCCATGACTATGAGCCGGGGATGACAGTCGCGACACTCGATCCATTGTTCGCTGAACTTCGTCAAGCCATCATCGGTCTGCTCGGGCAGCTTGAAGGAAAAGACTTCCCGACGCTCGATTGGTCAGCAGAACGCGAGACACAAATCGCCTTGAACCAAGAATGGCTCCGCGATATCGGCTACGACTTCACGTCGGGTCGTTTAGATGAGACGGTCCATCCGTTCCAGACGACGATCAACCGGAAGGACGCACGGATTACGACGAAGTACGATGAAAACGACTACCGGAACTCGGTCTTCGGCACGATGCACGAAGCCGGGCACGCGACATACGAGCAAGGCATCGAACCAGAACTTGACTCACTCGGTCTCGGTGACGGTGCATCGATGGGGATTCATGAATCACAATCGTTGTTCTTTGAGAACTTCATCGGACGGAACCAAGGCTTCCTAGAAGCCCGTTATCATGGCTTACAACAGGCGATTCCGTCACTTGCTGACGTCCCGTTCGAACGTTTCTATGCAGCGGTCAACGAAGTCAAACCGTCACTGATTCGGATTGAAGCCGATGAACTGACGTATGCACTGCATATCATCATCCGCTATGAGCTTGAAAAACGTCTGATGACAAACGAACTCGAAGTCAAGGATCTGCCGCAAGAATGGAATCGTCTCTATAAAGAGTATCTCGGCGTCGATGTCCCGAGTGACGATAAAGGCGTCCTACAAGACGTCCATTGGTCGGGTGGATCGTTTGGTTACTTCCCAAGTTACGCCCTCGGTCTCGTTTACGCGGCACAACTGAACGAAGCGCTTCGTCGTGACGTCGACAACGTCGACGGTCTAATCGCAGCCGGAACGCTTGCCCCGATCAAAGGCTGGTTGAAGGAAAACATTCACCGTCACGGAAAATCGAAGACACCAGCTGAATTGATTGAAGCAGCAACAGGACAATCGATTTCGGTCGCACCACTCGTCAATTACTTGACGAAGAAATACACACGCGTCGTCGAGGCACTCTGA
- a CDS encoding glycerophosphodiester phosphodiesterase: MLWFAHRGVSERFPENTLEAIAAAIEDDVDGVEFDVHFSKDGVGVIIHDETVNRTTNGKGRVVDMTVAELQALDAGARFKGEAIKTKIPTLDEVLTILAPATLRLNVELKTDTIRYDGLEAYVLERCAAHGITSDRLLFSSFNHYSVALIRKLDPSVETAILYPYPIYHPEEQALRIGATGIHPDYRRVTEADVAFAHAQDVTVRVYTPKTVDDVRQMQAIGVDAVIVNDPKGMRDRLKG; this comes from the coding sequence ATGTTATGGTTCGCACACCGCGGCGTCAGTGAGCGTTTTCCCGAAAATACGCTTGAAGCCATCGCTGCTGCGATCGAAGACGATGTCGATGGCGTTGAGTTCGATGTCCATTTTTCAAAGGACGGTGTCGGTGTCATAATTCATGATGAGACCGTCAACCGGACGACGAATGGGAAAGGGCGCGTCGTCGACATGACGGTTGCTGAACTGCAAGCGCTCGACGCAGGAGCACGATTTAAAGGGGAAGCGATCAAGACGAAGATTCCGACGCTTGACGAAGTGTTGACGATTCTTGCACCAGCAACACTCCGACTCAACGTCGAGCTGAAGACGGATACGATCCGCTATGATGGGCTTGAAGCCTATGTCCTCGAACGCTGCGCCGCTCACGGGATTACGTCAGATCGACTACTCTTCAGCTCGTTCAATCATTATTCGGTCGCCTTGATTCGTAAGCTCGATCCAAGCGTCGAGACGGCGATTCTCTATCCGTACCCGATCTATCATCCGGAAGAACAAGCCCTCCGGATCGGTGCGACTGGAATCCATCCCGATTATCGACGGGTGACGGAAGCGGACGTCGCGTTTGCTCACGCGCAAGACGTCACGGTCCGCGTCTATACACCGAAGACGGTCGATGATGTCCGGCAGATGCAAGCGATCGGTGTCGATGCCGTCATCGTCAATGATCCGAAAGGCATGCGTGACAGACTTAAAGGATAA
- a CDS encoding guanylate kinase encodes MSGKIILLIGGSGSGKSSLIKRLRTEYSHVRFIPSVTTRPKRPTEIDGASYHFVDVKTFQQLIQDDGFIEYAHVHRAWYGTPRQAYVDVLEQDQIVIKDIDPKGAANFKRLFNDQVITIFVSVPPDLMKERLLMRGDTPEFEARLVDYEEAWKERDHYDYMIENIDFETAYADLLKIIAGYIPKA; translated from the coding sequence ATGTCAGGTAAAATCATTCTCTTGATTGGTGGATCGGGCAGCGGAAAGTCTTCCCTGATCAAACGCTTGCGGACAGAATATTCGCATGTCCGGTTCATTCCATCGGTCACGACACGACCGAAACGTCCGACGGAAATCGATGGAGCAAGTTATCACTTTGTTGACGTCAAGACGTTCCAGCAACTGATCCAAGACGATGGATTCATCGAATACGCCCACGTCCACCGGGCGTGGTACGGCACACCGCGCCAAGCATACGTCGATGTCCTCGAACAGGATCAGATTGTCATCAAGGATATTGATCCAAAAGGAGCAGCGAACTTCAAACGCTTGTTTAACGACCAAGTGATCACGATCTTCGTTTCGGTCCCACCCGACTTGATGAAGGAACGACTGTTGATGCGCGGCGATACACCGGAGTTCGAAGCACGACTCGTTGATTACGAGGAAGCGTGGAAAGAACGCGATCATTATGATTACATGATCGAAAATATTGATTTTGAGACAGCGTACGCCGATTTGCTCAAAATCATCGCCGGTTATATTCCAAAGGCATGA
- a CDS encoding aminoglycoside phosphotransferase family protein codes for MLPNHPLLQKIQTVKRLPGRSDQAVWSVKTLTDHFIVKTVIDPASLRYEQEATLLIPEQQGIAHALPLATGRTATIAYGIYPYLSGRTVRSVLRETPELATELGQETGKALKRIHAVPAPSEMMSWSIRCQAKHDRYRAAIEDLLASEWVERLDRFIGERLALLQTRPNRLQHDDVHLDNLLVEDGHLSAFLDYGNHDYGDPWHDFVKCGLFQVETSPVFASHMINGYFKNEVPSAFWQVYSLYAAMVVFSSLVWTKRFDASQVPVMQRRVQRIIQDHDGFRRDMPLWYEA; via the coding sequence ATGTTACCGAACCATCCATTATTACAAAAGATTCAAACCGTGAAGCGGCTTCCGGGTCGATCAGATCAAGCTGTTTGGTCCGTCAAGACGTTGACAGACCACTTTATCGTCAAGACTGTCATAGACCCAGCTAGCCTTCGGTATGAACAAGAAGCGACCTTATTGATTCCAGAACAACAGGGCATCGCTCATGCCTTACCACTTGCGACCGGACGAACAGCAACGATTGCGTACGGCATTTATCCGTATTTATCTGGACGAACCGTCCGAAGCGTGCTCCGTGAGACGCCGGAATTAGCGACCGAACTCGGTCAGGAGACGGGGAAAGCATTGAAACGCATCCATGCAGTGCCTGCTCCAAGCGAGATGATGTCTTGGAGTATACGTTGTCAGGCGAAACATGACCGTTACCGCGCAGCGATTGAGGACTTGCTTGCATCCGAGTGGGTCGAGCGACTCGACCGATTTATCGGCGAACGACTTGCGTTACTTCAGACGCGACCGAATCGATTGCAGCATGACGATGTTCATCTCGATAATCTACTTGTCGAGGATGGGCATCTATCTGCTTTCCTTGATTACGGCAACCATGACTATGGCGATCCGTGGCATGATTTCGTCAAATGCGGGTTGTTTCAGGTCGAGACGAGTCCCGTCTTTGCAAGTCATATGATCAATGGATACTTTAAGAACGAAGTGCCGTCCGCCTTTTGGCAGGTCTATAGTCTTTACGCGGCGATGGTTGTTTTCTCATCACTCGTCTGGACAAAGCGGTTTGACGCAAGCCAGGTGCCAGTGATGCAACGACGTGTCCAACGGATCATTCAGGATCACGATGGTTTTCGACGCGACATGCCGCTTTGGTATGAGGCGTAA
- a CDS encoding tetratricopeptide repeat protein, translated as MFDFESVHQLRKTGQYETAKEVVRQYVETAPDDPIVLYQMAWCYDSLGEEHAAVPYYEQALALGLTGEDRLQAYIGLGSTYRVTGQFEEASAVFHRALLEFPDAHALHAFLAMTEYNLGQTDRAVSRLLKTLATTSSDTSIQTFDRALRYYADHLDEIVTE; from the coding sequence ATGTTTGATTTCGAATCGGTTCATCAATTACGAAAGACGGGCCAGTATGAAACAGCAAAAGAAGTCGTCCGTCAGTATGTTGAAACGGCACCTGACGACCCAATCGTCCTCTATCAGATGGCGTGGTGTTACGATAGCCTTGGTGAGGAGCATGCTGCTGTCCCCTACTATGAACAAGCACTAGCGCTCGGTCTTACAGGAGAAGACCGCTTGCAAGCCTATATCGGGCTCGGCAGTACGTATCGCGTCACCGGACAGTTTGAAGAAGCGTCAGCCGTGTTCCACCGCGCATTGCTTGAGTTTCCGGATGCCCACGCCTTACACGCATTCCTCGCAATGACGGAGTATAATCTCGGTCAAACGGATCGAGCGGTCAGTCGCTTACTGAAGACGCTTGCTACGACGTCGTCGGATACATCGATCCAGACATTTGACCGGGCACTCCGTTATTATGCCGATCATTTAGACGAGATCGTCACAGAATGA
- a CDS encoding MarR family winged helix-turn-helix transcriptional regulator, protein MATTLEVAQRDQLIVDTEKGLRMNYRAIKKDVRSMFTTYLTRNEFFILKSLCTNSPQIASALSQEFQFSASMITALADELTKKELISRERSELDRRVVELRATPKGIELYEKLESMKMDYLADVFEDFSDQELELFRTLLTKLEKTV, encoded by the coding sequence ATGGCAACTACACTAGAAGTGGCACAACGCGATCAGTTGATCGTTGATACGGAAAAAGGATTACGGATGAACTACCGCGCGATCAAGAAGGACGTGCGTAGCATGTTCACGACGTATTTGACACGCAACGAGTTCTTCATCTTGAAATCACTTTGTACGAACAGTCCACAAATCGCCTCTGCCCTCTCGCAAGAGTTTCAGTTCTCAGCGAGCATGATCACGGCACTAGCTGACGAATTGACGAAAAAAGAGTTGATTTCTCGCGAGCGGAGCGAACTCGATCGTCGTGTCGTCGAACTCCGGGCAACACCAAAAGGCATCGAGTTATACGAAAAACTCGAGTCGATGAAGATGGATTACCTCGCGGACGTCTTCGAAGACTTCTCGGATCAGGAACTTGAACTGTTCCGGACCCTTTTAACGAAGCTTGAAAAAACAGTCTAA